The following are from one region of the Nitrospiraceae bacterium genome:
- a CDS encoding Slp family lipoprotein gives MRFLRGAIVIFCCLVFDACALYQVFPPEVTKDVDHSFDFSAWRLTPNAKTDNKIQLGGRIIQADTKEGTVSIVAAQLPIVEHPAYGPKDTGKRSGEFTITYQGQIESKLLQTGNRLIVVGTTRTAKVVIVDDIPRSFPTVKAQCLHIWNTGSREIADFPSYGAGYETLEEQTFCASHP, from the coding sequence ATGAGATTTCTACGAGGAGCGATCGTGATTTTTTGCTGTCTGGTCTTCGATGCTTGCGCGCTATATCAAGTATTTCCTCCCGAGGTTACCAAAGACGTGGATCACAGCTTCGATTTCAGCGCTTGGAGGCTAACACCGAACGCCAAGACTGACAACAAAATCCAGTTGGGTGGCCGCATCATTCAAGCGGATACAAAGGAGGGTACGGTTTCTATTGTTGCCGCCCAATTGCCGATCGTCGAGCATCCGGCTTATGGTCCCAAAGACACAGGTAAGCGCAGTGGAGAGTTCACCATTACCTATCAGGGCCAAATTGAGTCGAAGCTTCTCCAAACAGGAAACCGACTTATTGTTGTGGGAACGACACGTACCGCGAAAGTCGTCATCGTAGATGATATCCCGCGGAGTTTTCCTACCGTGAAGGCGCAATGCCTCCATATCTGGAACACAGGAAGTCGAGAAATTGCCGACTTCCCTTCCTACGGTGCGGGATATGAAACACTCGAGGAACAGACCTTCTGTGCAAGTCATCCATAG